taagtaatcttaaagattcttaaatgcatctacttttggaaggccaaataaagtgcttttgctttcgcctagatacacacagcatcttcctgacatggctgcttcaacactaactgcggttactgaaaccatgccttctttctttgcctgaacatttgtcaagtcacttttattgtcacatcaccacagcacatgtgccttggtgagtgaaatttTTGGGAGCGTTctccagaaattgcagaaacaattaacatgtaaccatacagacttcaacaggtgaaaatgtgcaatatgcacatacatatagtcagtacacacagtgtactatgggcggcattatgcaaatatttccacatagtgacgtagacgtggggcCATGTTTGAATTAGTTGTTTTGGGGGGCATGGCAGTGTCttaactttgttaaaaaaaatatctgtttggttttgagactttagtctttgcaactttacagatcttctttatgcaccaagagcttgtaacactccaaagagaaaggaaaaatttaaaacgcatcatatgacccctttaaattgtcTGATTCAAAAACTGATTCAAAGAGATAAACtacaataataattgtattactaATAACTTACAATAATGAGTTTAAAATAATGTTGTATAAAACTACTTCTAAAAAGTGTGTATATAACATTATAACTTTTATTCCTTTAAACTgttaattgtatttttgatctCATCTAATTTTTCAGGTTCTACAAATGAAAACAAGTGGTTTACACTATCCTAAATGGAGGTCAACACATCTGTTGCATCTATGCTCAGATATAACATGGTAAAGTAAACATCTGGATGGAAGAAAGATCCACACCCATGACACTTGAACACTTAAAAAGCTGCTTTGAATAGAGAAGGTTTTCTTTCCCTGCAGAAATTTTTTCTGCGATAATGGATGGAGAGGACGGCCTTTCAGAGAAGACTGAGGATATAAGCCACGAGCATAATGGCTCCAAAGATAACAAGAGAATAGAGGCCAAAGGAACCTGTTTAAAAATAGAAGGGAAAGATGGTTATGTGTTTAAATCATACAGAATAACTCCTCAAGAGGTACTGGAAGCAGATCCCCACACTTGTCCTTCTGAGACACTGGCAAAAGATTCCTCTTTAGTGTCTTTGTCATTTGAGGGCACAGAGGAAGATGGATCTTCTGAGGTCGATGGGCTCTCAACAGAGGATTCAACAGCAGAAAGTTGTGAAAAGCATGACTCTCAGACATCTCCAACTGTTTCAAGTAAGAGCCAgaacactgaaataaataattcagaaATTGAAACAAGTATTTGTGTCAAAGAAGAACCAAATGTAACGGGTGAAATCGCTCAGGATGATGAAAAGTTATCATTTGATGGGGCCTTTGGCCCCTTTGCCACCAGAGGTTATGATGATGCTTATGGTAGCTTGTTCAGTGGCTACTCAAGTACTCTGTATGATGTTGCAATGGATGCTGTCACACAAAGCCTTCTATCATCCATTAGAAGTCCCCTCAACCCTAGAAAAAAATCCCCTGCTTGGAACCATTTTTTCATATCACCACGTGATAGTACCAAAGCaatctgtatgtactgtatgaaagAGTTCAGCCGAGGTAAAAATGAGAAAGATCTCAGTACTAGTTGTTTAATGAGGCATGTGCGAAGGGCTCACCCCACTGTTCTTCTGCAAGACAGTGACTCTGTAAATAATTTGTCCAATAATTCATCTTTAATACCTCCCAATATATCACCAAACAATGGAGACTTGTCTGTATGCATCAAGCCTCCTACAGACAACCTTACTCCACTGTCCTCTATTCTAGCTGAGGCCACAGACATAGTGTCCAAAGACTCTTTACAAAAGGTCAAACCAAAAGCAGAAAAGAGCGTCAAGAGTGACTCTAGTGTGGTTCCATCCCCACATTCCTTAAACAACCATAATGATGATGCCACAGACTTGAGTGAATGCCCTGGATCAGCCCCTAAGAGCTCAAGTTCCCGGCGGCGCTCAGCAGTGTGGAAACACTTTTATTTATCCCCTGCTGACAGCTCAAAAGCAGTGTGTATTCACTGCATGAATGAATTCAGCCGTGGCAAAAATGGGAAAGATTTGGGGACAAGCTGCCTTATTCGCCACATGTGGCGGGCCCATCGTGACATAGTCATTGAAGAAAATGGACAGGGCTCAGGCATTCCTCCACCTTACACCACTTCACCAACATTGCTGTCGCGCACACAAGACTCCACAGAGGTCAAAAAGGAATTTCTCTGTACCTCGCATCGCACTGATGCCATATCAGACGAAGTGCCGAATGATGACAGTGAGAACATGATTCTTGAGGATGAGGCAAATGATGCTACATATCAATCTGGACAAGAGTCCTCACTTGATGCATCTTTTAGTCTGAAAGGGGAAAATATACCTCTGTCATCCTCGCCAGAGGAACACAGTGAGGGGCATAGCATATCCCAAGATCAGAACTCAGtttttcaacaaaacaaaaaaattatgaaacgAGTGAAATCAGAAGTATGGCATCATTTCATTGTCTCTCCTGTTGACCAGCTCAAAGCTTTGTGTCGGTATTGTCCCTGTGTTATAAGCCGTGGTAAACGAGGGGACTTTGGCACAAGCTGTTTAATGAGACATTTAATGCGACGGCACCCTGATGTTCTCAAAACCCAAAAAAGCACAAATGACAAAGTTTCCGTGCCTCAGTCTCCCCATTGTACTCTTGCTGCAGAGGATAACATGACAACAAGTGCAACGGACAGCCCTGCTGCTGAGAACAAACACCACACCCTGCCTGTTTTCAGCAAAAAGACTTCAAAGCTATGGAATCACTTTTCTATTTCCTCAGCGGACCCAACAAAGGTGGTCTGTTTGCACTGTAGCCGCACAATTAGCAGAGGCAAAAAGACAACCAATTTAGGCACTAGTTGCTTATTTAGGCACATGCAGAGATTTCATGGGCATGTGCttgaaaataatagtaataactcAGGTGATGTGTCATCTGCTGAAATTAAAGTTAAGCAGGAGCTCATGGACGTTTCTACTTATGAGGAGAATGCAGAGAAGTTCAGTGAATGCCACCCAGCTGCCAAAAAAATCACCAAACTCATTGCTGAAATGCTTGCACTGGATCTTCAGCCATCAACTGTAGTGGAAAATGTTGGCCTGAACCGACTACTGGAATACCTCCAGCCACAGTATTCTCTTCCTTCGTCATCCTACTTTACTAACACAGCAATCCCAGAAATGTATGGAAGCGTGAAAGAAGTAGTTCTGACCCACCTCAAGGAGGCTGAAGGTGGAATTATTCATTTCACGACAAGTGTTTGGGTCAGCAGCCAAACTCAAGAGTACTTGATTGTTACAGCCCACTGGGTAACATTTGAGTCTCAAGTTCTGCCTCAAGGGCAAGATTTCCACTGCTCAGCCCTCCTTGGTGTTTCTTCAATTGACTGTGACTACAATGTGCTGAACATACAGAAGCAGCTTGAATATCTTTGGGACACCTGGATTGGTTCTTCAGGCCTTAAAATTGGATTTATTGTAACAGATAATCAAACTATTGGAAGCATACTAGAGAGCAGTGATCACACCACCATGCAGTGCTTTGTTCATAGCATAGACCTCATTGTTAACGAAGCCATAAAAAGTCAGAGGATGGTTCAGAACTTGCTTAGTATTGCTCGGAAAATCTGTGAGAGAGTGCATCGTTCTGCTAAAGCAAAGGAGAAGTTGGGAGAGCTGCAAAAAACTTACCAGTTACCTGAAAACCAGCTGGTTCAGGATGTTCCCTCTAAGTGGAAAACATCATATTTTATGCTTGAGCGATTAGTAGAGCAAAAGAAAGCCATTGATGAGATGTCAATAGAGTGTAATTTCAGGGAACTGATAAGCTGTGACCAGTGGGAAGTAATGCAGTCAGTCTGCAATGCTCTTAAGCCTTTCGAGGTATCCTGCAGGGAGATGAGCAGTCGCACAGCAACTCTAGGTCAGGTCATTCCACTCATTCATATACTCAACCGAAAAATAGATATGCTTTTTGATGAGACCATGGGTATTGACAATATGCTCAAGTCTTTAAAGGAAGCAATGGTGACTAAAATGTCACCTACACTTCATGACCCCAGGTACATATGGGCAACCATGTTGGACCCAAGGTATAAGACCTCCCTTTTTACTGAGGAAGAAGCAGAGCAGTGTAAGCATGACCTCATACAAGAGCTTGAGGTGTCTGCATCTAACTCTGTGGAGACTAAACCACCATTGTCAAACGGATGCAGTGAAATACCAGCTTCATCAAACAGCTTGGCCTCAAACAATGAAAACCTCTGGGCTCTTATGGATGACATTAGACAGAAAATCAAGCAGGAGGAGAAACCAAAATCATTGGAGCTTGCAGTGCTGGAGTATTTGGAGGAAGACATTCTTGACCAGAGTTGTGATCCTCTGGATTATTGGAACCTAAAGAAGTTACTGTGGCCTGAACTTGCCAAAGTAGCTGTACGCTATGTGGGTTGTCCACCCAGCATTGTACCAGCAGACACACTTTTTAGCACATCAAGTGTCAACTGTGCCCTGAATCAGTCCCGGCCATTGCTAGAAAATCTTGAAggacttctttttttaaaggtcaACCTTCCTTTGATATATTTTCAGTACTGataattgtgtatttatatttgcaATGTTGTTGCTTAGATTCTGAAGAACCTCAACCTAGGACCACTCAAGTATCTTTTCTGAGAAGGCCTAGCTAAATTCATTTTACTGAGGTTCATATTCTTCAATACACAGCATTTGgatatttaattgaataaaagaTTGCTTGAGTACTACTGTTAAGTACACTTGATAACTGGAGTCTTATTCCTGGTGAAAAGTGTTTTCAGGGAGGGAGGGTTAGCTAGCTAGCTATAGGGGTAGTTATTGTTTGTTGCTGTACTTTGATtccttttattaaatttattttatctcGTCTTCTCTCTCCTTGTGCCTTATACAAACTACTTCAGGTCAACATGCTGTAAATATTAATTGATGTGCAAAGCAAGTCATAGTCTtctgatttaaatgattttataaaatTGAAACTACATGCtgaatactgtttttatatagATACATGACCCAAAATAAATGCTGTGACAgagatgttttaaatgtattttatttaattctgtgATTTTTGTGGTTCATGGTACTTTTAGAATtagggttatttttatttttgctgatgattgctttgtttgtatttgttaaaatgtatataatgctGTACTTTCAGGTTAAAATCTTTTTTGAAAATTTGTCAAAGCACAAatcgtttttctttttcttcttaaatTATGGGACTATAAGGAAATGtactatacattttatacatttccaAAATATAATTTGACAAAAGAATAATTAAGACTGgaacaatatgtttttttttctatgtggtaatttgtaaataaaactttacaCTTTGAAAACATGTTGCTTTTAAAATTTATGTTTCAGATCTTGGTCTTGTGAATGTTTCATCCCTATTAAGTATTAATAGGGCTAGATATATACAGAGGACATAGCTATACAAGGACTATAGTTGCCATAGGACTAGTGGTGTTTGATGTTTTGCTGAGCTTTCTTATACTTGTATACGTatactgcaattaaaaaaaaaaaagtatgtgatGGATAGGCCATCTGTCCAGGGTGTTACTCTGCCTTCAGCCATAGATGTTAGATCACACTACATAGCACAATCTTTTTGGAAAAATGgttgtatttagttttttataagTACGATTAAAGGAATGGTATAATCtaacccttatgtcattccacaATTGTATAACTTTTATATTTCTGTGGATAAACATAATTTTTGTCCATTCAATTGAAATCAACGCTCAACAAAACCGTCTGGTTACCATCTTAAAAATATCGTTTAGTATTCTGCAAAGTAGtataggtttggaacgacgtAAATGATGACTTTAAGTGCCATTAAAGTCTGAAACCAGTTATCACCCACGCAAAGTATACTAGGAGGCATAGTAATAGCATATTTACATTGCTTACAAAAGGAAGCAGCAAGTAAATTATCATGCAATTAAAACACCTTGACTCAGAACCACTTCCCTCTCAGTAAAACAGACCATCAAAAGAATTCAGAGAACCACTTTTGTAAACATTTATCTGTCCATCTTTGCAGTTGGAATATTTTATTCAACTATTATTGAAAATTTCAGTTCAGGCTTATGCTATCTGGGTTTACTGAGTGTCTTTCTAGCAGCACAAGCTTCTTGTTTAGCTTGATTATGATAGGTGGAAATTTAAACATCTGAAATACGAGGTTTTGGTATCCTGAGAAGAAGACCAAAGGTTTGTGAGAATCTTTGAGCAGTGTTATCTTAGTTGTATTTGATTCCATTAACAGGTGTGAATATGTTTTCATAACTGCATCTTCAAGAGTCAAATTCTCCTTCTTGTCATATCTAGGAAATTAAGGAAAAACATTCAGAAAAATCATCAATATTGCACATGTATAGCATTGTCTTTGATAATTGATTGGTCACACACCTCCAGTTACTATTTAGTTCCAGAAAACGTGAGACTCCGATCTGTGCAGCAAGTATGTCAATGTGTAATGACACATCTGTGTGagaagtattttcatttttatattttaagtatattcattTTTCAATAATAATTCAAAAGTAAACAAGCAATCAAAATGAATATACCTGCTGTTGCTGGAATTATTCTATGTAACTCCTGCATTGCTTTCCCTCCTGGGTAGTTGTGATGGGAAACATAAAGAGAAATACTTGTGTATACTCCATTAAGCATCAAATGTCCTACTATAGCTATGGAGCCAATTTTATACATCCATGACTTGTAGTAATTCTTCAAActgtaacaaaaaaagaaaagtaaaactaaacaTATCCGTTAACATGAAATATTGTGTAGGGAtgaaaaatttacaaaaacactTTTCCTGTTAAAACCACCTGTTCCATACCAAAACATAGGGTACGGTAtgcaaatttttacatttagtacAGCTTTAATCTGCTAATTGGTCTGTTTGAATGTATCAGATTTGTTTTTTAGCCACatggacaagaaaaaaaaaaaagacttgctgGGTCGCTGTGAACATAACTGTTTTTGACAAAGTTTTgttacagacatttcatgaagacctTAAAGAATCATAAAAACTTGCAGAAAATGGGCATTCTATCTCCCCTTCAAACAAAATTTTGTAGTCAACCCTTTGGGTAAAACATATGAACAACGCATTTGCAAGATTTTTTATTACTCTGACAGACCAATCTGATACTAAAGTGCATGAAAATAATCTATGCAGGACCAATTAGACCAAAAAGAATAGCCGTATCTATAATATCAAGTAAAAGTTAGCCAGCATAACTAGTGGTCTTGTTAACTAATCATTTACTGAAATTCAGAAGCACTGACAAGCAATACTATACATCCACACAAAACAAGGTTCACGTATTTCAGAAATTAGGGTAATGTGTTTCAGATTTTGAACTTGTAATGtttgatcaaaatataataatagggCTTTTCCGAGAAAACACTCTCTATCTTCTGACATATGCAGGAATTCTCCACTGCAAACTTAATTTTCCTCCATTTTTTTGTGCAATGGGCACATTTAAAATCCAATCAAAAACTGATACGCAATTAAGAATCAAGCGCGtccaaaagtttttctttttcaataatctgTTATACTCTGATGTTCATCACAATCTCTACTTTTAATAATAACTTCAATTTGACTTCAattcaatatttttaaataaattaagttaatattttattcTAGTTGAATACTGTTCTATTTGAAAACTagttaaaaaatattaagatagaataatagtttttaaaaagtaaataatccattaaaacaacaataatcaatatagctgcaagcagcgattacggggccaagcactccaccgGCAAATTGAGGAGCTAAGCTTGGAATGAAGCATCACACCAAatgcaacaatgagcaattacagcaattttaggatgattgttaTCGAAATGGcgaaaaaatcataaatacaacctctTGTAGCATGATTTATTGGCTTATCAAGtgtgaccaataggtggcgctgttatcaaattgatatggtgtgttctgtgtgactGACATTGACACACActaagtttggtgtcaatatgccaaagcactGCAGAGCTACAGCTACAAGCTATAATGCCTTAAATTCGTTGCTGTAGTATGCAAAAAAGGatttgtctatcgacacaaaatccatcaCATTTTGTCAGCGCACTCTCTAGATTATCTCActcgattttggtgaaaatcggaccaatgattgatgaggagttcgaaaaagtaggttttcaacataaaccaaaatggcggacaggaagtccagctggcatatttggtatctatttTGTCAACCAttgaatattttgagaccagtttcattacaataggctaatgcaataaaaagttattagcatttttataaatgtaattattactggttaatgaatggtttattagtctttaccaataggtggcactgttaCCAAATTGATTAGGTATGGTCAGTGTGAagtgacacatacaaagtttggtgcaaatatgtcaaagctttgcagagatatatcctcaaatgcattttggcaccgtGCCTAAAATTTGTAACGGTGCTGTATGAAAATGGTTATGTCAATCAacacaaaataactttttgtcagcaatgtctgaagatgatctgactcAATTTTGTTAAAAATCGGACGACAGTTGAGGAGTAAGAAAAGGTAGGATATTAACATAAATCAAAATTGCGGACAGGGAGTTCAGATTTCCTACTAAAACATTGGTATGTCTATTGTCGGCACTACCcaaggaatattttgagatcagttTCATTAAAATAGCctaatgcaatcaaaagttattagcattttggAAATATCATAATTgaaggttaatgaatggtttattactcttggccAATAGGTGCCGCTGTTACCAAATTGacgtggcatggtcagtgtgaggtgacaatgacacatacaaagttcggtgcaaatatgtcaaagatttgttgagatacagcctcaaatgcattttggcatccttccagcaaattcgctGATGCTCTAAATGAGAACCGTtccgtatatcgacacgaaaaccataacttttggccagtcaggtctgaagatgatccgcgtcaaatttggtgaaaatcggactaaaagtctaggaggagttcgaaaaagtagattttcaacattaatcaaaatggcggacaggaagtatggctaATTTTGGCATAATTGGTTTCGATGTTCTCAGCATGACAAAAAGAATATAgggagaccattttcatttcaatagtctaatctattaaaaagttattagcatttttttgatATTTCAATATAACTCTTGAGCATAAGGTGGCGCTACCATGCATGGagccgaatatttttgtaattattttcataacgATACGAtaatgcgttcaaaaaatacagcattttaaaacataattcaaaatggccgacgcctaaaatggctgacacagGAAATctggatatcattcgactcgacatttgatttttggccaaacaattcagaagttataagcaaaaatatgcatttttcataactccttaccactaggtggcgctgcgtcaaaacactgcaggtagtctcaggtcatggttattataacacacaccaagtttggtctcaatatgccaaaccattgccgagatatagcctcacatgcactTTTGCGTGCTTTTCAACAAATTTGTTTTACATGTCATTCAAGAACGGTTggacaaataaatttaaattccataactttttgctagCTTTGTCTGAAGATGCTTTCAGTGCTTGGCCCCCAATTAAAATAGCATGTAGCCttcaaatatttttcaattaCGTAAA
The DNA window shown above is from Carassius carassius chromosome 26, fCarCar2.1, whole genome shotgun sequence and carries:
- the zbed4 gene encoding zinc finger BED domain-containing protein 4, yielding MDGEDGLSEKTEDISHEHNGSKDNKRIEAKGTCLKIEGKDGYVFKSYRITPQEVLEADPHTCPSETLAKDSSLVSLSFEGTEEDGSSEVDGLSTEDSTAESCEKHDSQTSPTVSSKSQNTEINNSEIETSICVKEEPNVTGEIAQDDEKLSFDGAFGPFATRGYDDAYGSLFSGYSSTLYDVAMDAVTQSLLSSIRSPLNPRKKSPAWNHFFISPRDSTKAICMYCMKEFSRGKNEKDLSTSCLMRHVRRAHPTVLLQDSDSVNNLSNNSSLIPPNISPNNGDLSVCIKPPTDNLTPLSSILAEATDIVSKDSLQKVKPKAEKSVKSDSSVVPSPHSLNNHNDDATDLSECPGSAPKSSSSRRRSAVWKHFYLSPADSSKAVCIHCMNEFSRGKNGKDLGTSCLIRHMWRAHRDIVIEENGQGSGIPPPYTTSPTLLSRTQDSTEVKKEFLCTSHRTDAISDEVPNDDSENMILEDEANDATYQSGQESSLDASFSLKGENIPLSSSPEEHSEGHSISQDQNSVFQQNKKIMKRVKSEVWHHFIVSPVDQLKALCRYCPCVISRGKRGDFGTSCLMRHLMRRHPDVLKTQKSTNDKVSVPQSPHCTLAAEDNMTTSATDSPAAENKHHTLPVFSKKTSKLWNHFSISSADPTKVVCLHCSRTISRGKKTTNLGTSCLFRHMQRFHGHVLENNSNNSGDVSSAEIKVKQELMDVSTYEENAEKFSECHPAAKKITKLIAEMLALDLQPSTVVENVGLNRLLEYLQPQYSLPSSSYFTNTAIPEMYGSVKEVVLTHLKEAEGGIIHFTTSVWVSSQTQEYLIVTAHWVTFESQVLPQGQDFHCSALLGVSSIDCDYNVLNIQKQLEYLWDTWIGSSGLKIGFIVTDNQTIGSILESSDHTTMQCFVHSIDLIVNEAIKSQRMVQNLLSIARKICERVHRSAKAKEKLGELQKTYQLPENQLVQDVPSKWKTSYFMLERLVEQKKAIDEMSIECNFRELISCDQWEVMQSVCNALKPFEVSCREMSSRTATLGQVIPLIHILNRKIDMLFDETMGIDNMLKSLKEAMVTKMSPTLHDPRYIWATMLDPRYKTSLFTEEEAEQCKHDLIQELEVSASNSVETKPPLSNGCSEIPASSNSLASNNENLWALMDDIRQKIKQEEKPKSLELAVLEYLEEDILDQSCDPLDYWNLKKLLWPELAKVAVRYVGCPPSIVPADTLFSTSSVNCALNQSRPLLENLEGLLFLKVNLPLIYFQY